The proteins below come from a single Paenarthrobacter ureafaciens genomic window:
- a CDS encoding ABC transporter substrate-binding protein, with protein sequence MKPAKTLTGVTLLAAVSLALSACGGPGPAAAPTSAAPGSVSLRLTTWTADANQLALFKSIADEYKTTHPEIKDITFDSLPSADYTKTLTTQIAGGNGPDLAWVPESDAPDFVESGALAPLTDTFKATPGYNYDDLKTDFAKLWTRDGELYAYPFSTSPFVMFANDDILKNAGLPSSAELKAQGKWNWNDLSKVGAQVHEKTGKDGIIIRDFNYAQPLLLLSLWKGWGASPWSEDGKKCTFASPEMTGAFEYLHEGIFGSKAFPGPGTSPDFFAGGSALTVSQISRASLLKNAQFGWNVLPLPSGPKGDYSVIGQAAMAALQNSKNPEAAKQFLAYFTNPDNSRQLAQYFPPPRTSLLNAETLTATNPLLSKDQIQNTVIKSLENVPPKPQHTSSADLASKIKVALDPMWQENADVPGVLKSVCTAIDPILAV encoded by the coding sequence CTGCGCTTGACCACTTGGACGGCTGACGCGAACCAGCTCGCTCTGTTCAAGTCCATCGCAGACGAATACAAAACGACCCACCCGGAAATCAAGGACATCACTTTCGATTCCCTCCCCTCGGCGGACTACACAAAGACGTTGACCACCCAGATCGCTGGAGGAAACGGTCCGGACTTGGCCTGGGTTCCGGAAAGCGACGCACCGGACTTCGTGGAGTCGGGGGCACTGGCTCCGCTCACTGACACTTTCAAGGCCACTCCCGGCTACAACTACGACGACCTCAAAACTGACTTCGCGAAACTCTGGACCCGGGATGGCGAGCTCTACGCATACCCGTTCTCCACCTCACCCTTCGTCATGTTTGCCAACGACGACATCCTCAAGAACGCAGGCCTGCCCAGCTCCGCAGAACTCAAAGCCCAGGGCAAATGGAACTGGAACGACCTGTCCAAGGTCGGTGCCCAAGTCCATGAAAAGACCGGCAAAGACGGCATCATCATCCGCGATTTCAATTACGCTCAACCATTGCTGCTTCTATCGCTGTGGAAGGGCTGGGGTGCTTCTCCATGGAGTGAGGACGGCAAGAAATGCACGTTTGCTTCCCCCGAAATGACCGGCGCCTTTGAGTACCTGCACGAAGGGATCTTCGGGAGCAAGGCGTTTCCCGGGCCGGGGACCAGCCCCGACTTCTTCGCCGGGGGATCGGCCTTAACCGTGTCACAAATTTCCCGGGCTTCGCTGTTGAAGAACGCTCAATTTGGCTGGAACGTGCTGCCTTTGCCGTCCGGACCGAAGGGCGACTATTCCGTGATCGGCCAGGCTGCAATGGCTGCGCTGCAGAACAGCAAGAATCCCGAGGCAGCGAAGCAGTTCCTGGCTTACTTCACCAACCCGGACAATTCGAGGCAGCTGGCCCAGTACTTCCCGCCGCCGCGGACCTCGCTGCTGAATGCTGAGACGCTGACAGCCACCAACCCACTGCTGAGCAAGGACCAGATCCAGAACACAGTGATCAAGTCTCTGGAAAACGTGCCGCCCAAACCCCAGCACACGAGTTCGGCAGATCTCGCGAGCAAGATCAAGGTGGCCCTTGATCCCATGTGGCAGGAAAATGCCGACGTCCCCGGCGTGCTGAAGAGCGTTTGCACGGCCATCGATCCGATTCTGGCTGTCTAG
- a CDS encoding carbohydrate ABC transporter permease, which translates to MSLIDKVSPARETTRAGERGPKRAPFLTSRRRDALTGYAFITPQLLGIVGFVLFPLALVFYYSFNEWNVLAGTFKSVGGANYEKLLADPQLPSVLAATTVFSICLVGINIPLALLLAVLLNRQGKGITVFRTIFFSPVVVSVVAWTLVWGFMLQDNGGINGILQTFGITGPNWLRTGPTAMAAVVTTYVFKNVGLNMVLFLAALQGVPSELYEAAKVDGATRWVLLRRITLPLISPTLLLTIIITIVGSLQAFAQIAVLTQGGPGLSTTVLVYYVFQQAFEFHHFGYGSTLSLLLFVIVLVLTVVQWQMRKKWVFHEN; encoded by the coding sequence ATGTCCCTTATCGATAAAGTCTCCCCGGCGCGGGAAACCACCCGCGCCGGGGAGAGGGGCCCCAAGCGGGCTCCCTTCCTGACCTCCAGGCGGCGGGATGCACTGACCGGTTACGCCTTCATCACGCCGCAGCTGCTGGGCATCGTTGGCTTCGTGCTGTTTCCCCTGGCTTTGGTCTTCTACTACAGCTTCAACGAGTGGAACGTCCTGGCCGGAACCTTCAAATCCGTGGGAGGCGCGAACTATGAAAAGCTCCTCGCAGACCCACAGCTTCCCTCCGTCCTTGCGGCCACCACGGTGTTCTCGATCTGCCTCGTTGGCATAAACATCCCTCTGGCCCTTCTGCTGGCCGTCCTGCTCAACCGTCAGGGCAAGGGAATTACGGTTTTCCGTACTATCTTCTTCTCCCCCGTGGTCGTCTCAGTGGTGGCGTGGACCCTCGTTTGGGGCTTCATGCTCCAAGACAACGGCGGGATCAACGGTATTCTCCAGACTTTCGGGATCACGGGACCGAACTGGCTGCGCACCGGCCCAACCGCAATGGCCGCCGTCGTCACCACCTACGTCTTCAAGAACGTCGGCCTCAACATGGTGCTGTTCCTTGCCGCTCTCCAAGGGGTTCCCTCCGAGCTATATGAGGCCGCGAAGGTCGACGGCGCGACACGATGGGTCCTGTTACGCCGCATCACGCTTCCCCTGATTTCGCCCACTCTCCTGCTCACAATCATCATCACGATCGTGGGCTCCCTGCAGGCTTTCGCCCAGATCGCCGTGCTCACTCAGGGCGGGCCAGGATTGTCCACAACAGTCTTGGTCTACTACGTGTTCCAGCAGGCATTCGAATTCCACCATTTTGGATATGGTTCAACACTTTCACTCCTCCTCTTCGTGATTGTCCTTGTCCTCACCGTCGTCCAGTGGCAAATGCGCAAGAAATGGGTCTTCCATGAGAACTAA